The region ATGGACGCGGCTTCGGCGCTGCTCAAGGTCGACCGCGCGGAGCTGCTCTACGCCCGCGTCGACCTCGTGCGCGGCGCCGACGGCAGGCCGTTGCTGCTGGAGCTGGAGCTGGCCGAGCCGTCGCTGGGCTTCCGCCAGACCGACGCCGGGGCCCGGCACCGGTTCGCCTCCGCCGTCCGCAGCGCGCTCGCCCGCCGCTGAGCTACCTGTGCCGTCGGATGCCAGGCGTTGAGCCACCCGCGCCGTCGGATGGGCGCCGCTGATGCCCGTGCCGTCGGATGGGCGCCGCTGATGCCCGTGCCTTCGGACGCCCGCCGTCGAGTCCCCGTGCCGCCGGGGACCCGCCGTCGAGCCACCCGTGCCGTCGGGCACCCGCCGCTGATCGCCCGCACCCGGGCGCCCGTCGCTGAGTCGCCGCGCCGTCGGACACCGGGCGCTGAGCCGCCCGGGCCGTCGGGACCCGCTGCTGACCTGGTCGGCCGTCTCCTCCGCTGCGCGGGACCGGCCCCTCCACCCGATCGCCACCGACTTGCGGCGTTCGGGTGCTGGCATCGCCGTTCGCCTTCGCCTATCTTTTCAGCGAAGACTAAAGTCGATCTCAGGGCGCGGCGCCGCGCCTGGCACGGACCCTGGAGGGCGAGCGTGGCCGAGTACGAGCACCGCACCGACCGCCCGGCGATGCCGGAGTGGATCGAGCAGATGGCGGCGCACTTCGAGGCGACCGAGGCGATGCCGCTGATCGCCGGGCGCATCCTGGCGTTCCTGCTGATCTGCGACCCGCCGGAGCGCACCGCGGCCGAGCTGTCCCACGCGCTCAGCGCCAGCACCGGCTCGGTGAGCACCAACGTCCGGCTCCTGCTGCGGCTGGGCATCATCTCCAAGACCACCCGCCAGGGCCGCGAGGCCGCGCTGTACCGGGTGGAGGAGGACCGCTGGCCGCAGCTCGTGCGCCACCGCATGCAGCGCGTGACCGAGCTGGAACAGCTCACCGAGTCGGGCCTTCGGATGTTCAGCGGTCAGGGCGAACGCGCGCGACGGCTGCGCACCGTCCACGAGTTCTACCGGTGGCTCTCCGCGGAGATGCCCGAGCTGTGGCGGCGCTGGGAGCGCGAGGGCAAGGGCAGGCTGCGCTTCTGACGCGCTCCCGGAGCGGGAGTCAGGCGGCGACCGGTGCCTTCGCGGTCGGCGCGGACTCGGCAGGAACCGGGCCGCGGTAGCGCGACTCGCCCCACAGCAGCGCGGTCACGATGATCACCAGCGTCGAGCCGGTGACGTGCAGGACGACCAGGACGGCGGGAACGCCGATCGCGTACTGCACCGAGCCGAGCGCGCCCTGGGCGAGCACCAGCACGCAGGCCGCGATGTAGGCCCGCAGCAGCCCCTTGGTGGGGCGTGCGCTGCGCAGCCACACGCCGAAGACGGCGAGCAGGCACACGTAGGCCATCACCAGCAGTCCGTGCACCTCGACCAGCCGCGGGATGGGCAGGTCCAGGCGCGGGGTGTCCGGGTCGCCGCCGTGCGGTCCGGCCGCGGTGACCAGCGTGCCAGCGACCAGCATCGCGGCGGTCACCGCCGTCAGCGCCACCAGCAGCCGCCGCATCGCCGGGGTGATGACCAGGACCGGCTCGCGGTCTCCCTCGCGGGCGGCCTTGTACAGGTGGGCGGCCAGCCAGATCAGCACCGCCGAGGCCATGTAGTGCACCGACACGCTCCACCAGGCGAGGTCGACCCGCACGGTCAGCCCGCCGATGATCGCCTGCGCGACCACGCCGAGCGGCATCACCAGCGCCAGCCGCACCAGGCGCGGCCTGCGCGGCCGGACCCGCCACGCGGCGACGAAGCAGCCGAGGGCGATGAAGCCGATCACGCCGGTGAGCGTGCGGTTGCCGAACTCGATCACCTGGTGCAGCGTCGCGACCTCGGGGTGGGCGACCGGGACCATGCTGCCCGGGAAGCACTCCGGCCAGGTCGGGCAACCGAGTCCGGAACCGGTCACCCGCACGACCGATCCGGTCACCGAGATGAGGGCTTGCGTCACCATCACGGCCAGGGCGAGCACGCGGACCCAGAAGGTCGCGTTGCGCGGAACTGCGGGAACAGAAGACGCCGTCGGCACGCGTTCGATGGTAAGCGCAAGCCCCGTTCACGTTCTGCGCAGGGCTTGACAACCCGGGGGCACGTACTCAGCGCTTCGCGAAGACTCCCTGCGGCAGCGCACCGGCCTGGGAAAGCGCCTTGCTGAGCCGGCTGCCGTTCTGCAGCAGGGTCTGGGCCTCGTCCTCGGAAAGCGCCGCCCACGGCGCGGTGGACATGGCGTCGGTGTCGGCCTCGATGTCCTCGCGCAGGGCCGTTCCTCGGTCGGTGATCGCGCCGTCGGCGTCGATCAGGCCGCGCTCCCGAAGCTCCCGGCGAGCGGCCGCCCATTCGTCCTCGGTCCAGCCGCGCGTCTTGAGCGCGGCCTGCTCGGTGAACGACTGGCCGGTGGCGACGTGCAGGACGAGGGCCTGCAGCCCGGTCAGCCCGCCGCGCTGGAGGGCGGCGATGTGGGCGTCGCCGCGGAACTCCCGCAGCAGCGAGACCGCGTGCCAGAGCCGCAGGTGCGGCTCCTGCGGCCACTCCAGGTCGGCGTGCGCGGCGAAGAGCGGCTTGCCGTCGGGAGAACACGCCGCCGACGCCTTGCGGGCCAGTTCGGCGGTCTCGGCGACCGCCTCCGACTCCAGCTCCTCGTCGCCGAGCATCCGCCGGAGCGCGCCGTCGGCGGCGCCGAAGCGGGCGGCCACGACCTCGGCGGGCGTGGTGATCTCCCAGGCGCGGGGGATCGCCGTGGCGATGCTGGTGGGGCTGAAGTTGTAGAAGGTGGCGCTGACCACGCCGGGGCCGACCGCGCCCATCGGGGCCGAGCGGCCCGCGAAGTAGGACATCCGGCCGCGTTCGAGGCCGAGACCTGCGAAGGCGTCGGCGGCCTCGGGGGCGAAGTAGATCATCGAGTGCACGAGTTCCAGGGCGGCTTTGCCCTGGCGGGCGAGCGTCGTCATGCGACTCACCCT is a window of Saccharopolyspora erythraea NRRL 2338 DNA encoding:
- a CDS encoding GbsR/MarR family transcriptional regulator, translating into MAEYEHRTDRPAMPEWIEQMAAHFEATEAMPLIAGRILAFLLICDPPERTAAELSHALSASTGSVSTNVRLLLRLGIISKTTRQGREAALYRVEEDRWPQLVRHRMQRVTELEQLTESGLRMFSGQGERARRLRTVHEFYRWLSAEMPELWRRWEREGKGRLRF
- a CDS encoding COX15/CtaA family protein, giving the protein MPTASSVPAVPRNATFWVRVLALAVMVTQALISVTGSVVRVTGSGLGCPTWPECFPGSMVPVAHPEVATLHQVIEFGNRTLTGVIGFIALGCFVAAWRVRPRRPRLVRLALVMPLGVVAQAIIGGLTVRVDLAWWSVSVHYMASAVLIWLAAHLYKAAREGDREPVLVITPAMRRLLVALTAVTAAMLVAGTLVTAAGPHGGDPDTPRLDLPIPRLVEVHGLLVMAYVCLLAVFGVWLRSARPTKGLLRAYIAACVLVLAQGALGSVQYAIGVPAVLVVLHVTGSTLVIIVTALLWGESRYRGPVPAESAPTAKAPVAA
- a CDS encoding SCO6745 family protein, with the protein product MTTLARQGKAALELVHSMIYFAPEAADAFAGLGLERGRMSYFAGRSAPMGAVGPGVVSATFYNFSPTSIATAIPRAWEITTPAEVVAARFGAADGALRRMLGDEELESEAVAETAELARKASAACSPDGKPLFAAHADLEWPQEPHLRLWHAVSLLREFRGDAHIAALQRGGLTGLQALVLHVATGQSFTEQAALKTRGWTEDEWAAARRELRERGLIDADGAITDRGTALREDIEADTDAMSTAPWAALSEDEAQTLLQNGSRLSKALSQAGALPQGVFAKR